In Juglans microcarpa x Juglans regia isolate MS1-56 chromosome 8D, Jm3101_v1.0, whole genome shotgun sequence, the following are encoded in one genomic region:
- the LOC121242597 gene encoding NADH dehydrogenase [ubiquinone] 1 beta subcomplex subunit 10-B — MGRKKGVDFDELPPDDFDPSNPYNDPVAMLEMREHIVREKWIQIEKAKIIREKLKWCYRVEGINHLQKCRHLVQQYLDATRGIGWGKDGRHPSLHGPKVEAVESD, encoded by the exons ATGGGGAGAAAGAAGGGCGTGGATTTCGATGAGTTGCCGCCGGACGACTTCGATCCCTCGAACCCGTACAATGATCCGGTGGCTATGCTTGAGATGAGGGAGCACATAGTGCGGGAGAAGTGGATCCAGATCGAGAAGGCGAAGATCATCAGGGAGAAGCTCAAGTGGTGCTACCGCGTCGAAGGCATCAACCATCTCCAGAAGTGCCGCCACCTCGTCCAACAGTACCTCGACGCCACTCGCGGTATCGGCTGGGGCAAGGACGGTCGCCATCCCTCCCTCCACG GTCCAAAGGTCGAGGCAGTTGAATCTGACTGA
- the LOC121242598 gene encoding LOB domain-containing protein 41-like — MRMSCNGCRVLRKGCGEDCTIRPCLQWIRTPESQANATVFLAKFYGRAGLINLINAGPEHQRPEIFKSLLYEACGRVVSPIYGSTGLFSSGSWNLCHDAVEAVLRGAPIMKVLSESVVNPPVQACDIRHVVKPAPSDQLHKVKKSRSKFKSSVVKPQPKAKPEVESASIQSPGNSGSDRQLWCDNDLGVSVSRNPSRGGNSTETDCISAETVEATLFAKPDEQADGFSDVDLELTMASGNWEHVKREEQNDGYDNDTCKKLVGSQAA, encoded by the exons ATGCGAATGAGTTGCAACGGTTGCCGAGTCCTACGCAAAGGCTGCGGCGAGGACTGCACCATCAGACCCTGTCTCCAGTGGATCAGAACCCCAGAGTCCCAAGCCAACGCCACTGTTTTCCTTGCCAAGTTCTATGGCCGCGCCGGCCTCATTAACCTCATCAATGCCGGACCCGAGCATCAGCGTCCTG AGATATTCAAATCCTTGCTATACGAAGCTTGTGGGCGGGTTGTGAGCCCGATTTACGGGTCAACTGGGTTGTTTTCGTCCGGGAGCTGGAATCTCTGCCATGACGCCGTGGAAGCCGTTCTTAGGGGGGCTCCGATCATGAAAGTATTGTCGGAGTCGGTCGTGAATCCGCCAGTTCAAGCCTGCGATATACGCCACGTAGTAAAACCGGCTCCTTCCGATCAACTCCACAAGGTCAAAAAGTCTCGAAGCAAGTTCAAGAGCTCGGTCGTTAAGCCGCAACCGAAAGCGAAGCCGGAGGTGGAGTCTGCTTCTATCCAGTCACCGGGAAACAGCGGCTCAGATCGTCAGTTGTGGTGTGACAATGACCTTGGTGTGTCGGTGAGTCGGAACCCGAGTCGCGGAGGCAATAGCACAGAAACCGACTGTATTTCGGCCGAGACTGTGGAGGCGACGCTGTTCGCGAAACCGGACGAACAAGCCGATGGCTTCAGCGACGTGGACTTGGAGTTGACAATGGCATCCGGCAATTGGGAACACGTAAAGAGGGAGGAGCAGAACGACGGGTACGATAATGACACGTGTAAGAAGCTAGTGGGGTCTCAAGCGGCttag